Proteins encoded by one window of Maliibacterium massiliense:
- a CDS encoding DMT family transporter — protein sequence MLGVIMSIIAGAAMSVQGVMNTRLGDKIGLYESNAFVQGTAFVLSLIAMFILGRGNFRAIGEVNKLYLLGGVLGIIITITVMVGIKNLSPTVAISIILIAQLLVAAIIDAFGLMGAEKVVFDWKKYVGLALMIAGVVVFKLKPA from the coding sequence TTGTTAGGTGTCATTATGAGCATCATTGCTGGCGCGGCAATGAGCGTGCAGGGCGTGATGAACACGCGCCTGGGCGATAAAATCGGTCTGTATGAATCCAACGCGTTTGTGCAGGGTACGGCGTTTGTGCTCTCGCTGATCGCCATGTTCATACTGGGGCGTGGCAACTTCCGTGCCATCGGCGAGGTCAACAAGCTCTACCTGCTCGGCGGCGTGCTGGGGATCATCATCACCATCACGGTGATGGTGGGCATCAAAAACCTGAGCCCCACGGTGGCCATCTCCATCATCCTGATCGCGCAGCTGCTGGTGGCCGCCATCATCGACGCGTTCGGCCTGATGGGTGCGGAGAAGGTGGTATTCGACTGGAAGAAGTACGTCGGATTGGCGCTGATGATCGCGGGCGTGGTCGTCTTCAAGCTGAAACCTGCATAA
- a CDS encoding SLOG family protein: protein MRAQRCCFSGHRPEKLDCPQDVIIAALRREILAAIRDGYATFISGMARGVDLWAARVVLDLRRRDPALKLICAVPYKGFARRWSMDWQEQYHS, encoded by the coding sequence ATGCGTGCGCAGCGCTGCTGTTTCTCCGGCCACCGGCCGGAAAAGCTCGATTGTCCGCAGGATGTCATCATTGCCGCGCTCCGGCGGGAAATCCTTGCCGCTATACGCGACGGCTACGCCACGTTTATCTCCGGCATGGCGCGGGGCGTCGATCTTTGGGCCGCGCGTGTCGTGCTTGATTTGCGCCGTCGCGATCCTGCGCTGAAGCTGATTTGCGCGGTGCCTTACAAGGGCTTTGCACGGCGCTGGAGCATGGATTGGCAGGAGCAGTACCACAGCTGA
- a CDS encoding HAMP domain-containing sensor histidine kinase, producing MKRWLRVLLHALLFILVTGQIFVWRYAYDGLVIFRREVFTKASFEETYQFEQMFLNALQARVHYVRDAVVYQDSHGEEIGRGEDNFVYQIVVVRDEQRNDARLFTNLGQGEDKAQLGWGQTYYCSYDPQNPNPMRIESNFMPDMSIGPIYDDSGNILCMYVNASVPNFDRNDSFKQYKTCFDMLRTHMPWKIAALAVALALTLWLAIALVRDYARRHAERPGLWGRMYLEIPLLLLGALFWLHARGAFALIFSWMPFNISWKASECLLYLLLYTLALGTLMSIAWHAHARRMRDAFFIGKVARHIGDVYKIVLLLAALCILNLSFGRGDYYAWLPLVAIVDIFACGYVIYRAFALKRISKVIRRISQGDVSAKVGAMPLAYAGLAKDINHIGEGLADAVQEQVQAERLKADLITNVSHDLKTPLTSIINYTQLLKKQPLESETVRGYVAVLDEKSQKLKKLTEDLISLSKLTSGNEKAVLERRNFAEIVMQANGEYAERFDEKNLELRSSIAQGDIYAMIDGDKMWRVLDNLYGNVCKYALPGTRVYMDLYVAQGTVTLHLMNISAQALNVPAQALLERFARGDHARSTEGNGLGLSIAQNLVELQGGTFAIDIRGDLFTVTITLEALPAPAPEDTQENPAP from the coding sequence ATGAAGCGATGGCTGCGCGTGCTGCTGCACGCACTGCTCTTTATACTGGTGACGGGGCAGATTTTCGTATGGCGCTACGCCTATGACGGGCTGGTGATCTTCCGCAGGGAGGTGTTCACCAAGGCGTCGTTCGAAGAGACGTACCAGTTTGAGCAGATGTTTTTAAACGCGCTGCAGGCACGTGTGCATTATGTGCGCGATGCGGTGGTGTATCAGGATTCCCACGGCGAGGAAATCGGCCGCGGGGAGGACAACTTTGTCTATCAAATCGTGGTGGTGCGCGATGAACAGCGCAACGACGCGCGCCTCTTTACCAACCTGGGCCAGGGGGAGGATAAGGCACAGCTGGGCTGGGGGCAGACCTACTACTGCAGCTACGACCCCCAAAACCCGAATCCGATGCGCATCGAAAGCAATTTTATGCCCGATATGTCCATCGGCCCCATCTATGATGACAGCGGCAACATTCTCTGCATGTACGTCAACGCGAGCGTGCCCAATTTTGACCGAAACGACAGCTTTAAGCAATATAAGACATGCTTTGATATGCTCCGCACGCACATGCCCTGGAAGATCGCGGCACTGGCGGTGGCGCTTGCGCTGACGCTGTGGCTCGCAATCGCACTGGTGCGGGATTACGCGCGCCGGCACGCGGAGCGGCCCGGGCTGTGGGGCAGGATGTATCTGGAGATCCCCCTGCTGCTGCTGGGCGCGCTGTTTTGGCTGCATGCGCGCGGCGCCTTTGCCCTGATCTTTAGCTGGATGCCATTTAACATATCCTGGAAGGCATCCGAATGCCTGCTGTACCTGTTGCTCTATACGCTGGCGCTGGGCACCCTGATGAGCATTGCCTGGCATGCCCACGCACGGCGCATGCGCGACGCCTTCTTTATCGGCAAGGTCGCGCGGCACATCGGGGACGTTTACAAGATCGTGCTGCTGCTGGCGGCGCTGTGCATCCTGAATTTGAGCTTTGGCAGGGGCGATTATTACGCCTGGTTGCCGCTGGTGGCCATCGTTGATATCTTTGCCTGCGGGTACGTGATCTACCGCGCGTTCGCGCTCAAGCGCATCAGCAAGGTCATCCGGCGCATCTCGCAGGGGGACGTCTCGGCCAAGGTGGGCGCGATGCCCCTGGCCTACGCGGGGCTCGCGAAGGATATCAACCATATCGGCGAGGGGCTGGCCGATGCGGTGCAGGAGCAGGTGCAGGCCGAGCGGCTCAAGGCGGATTTGATTACCAACGTCTCGCACGACCTCAAGACCCCCCTCACCTCTATCATCAACTACACCCAGCTGCTTAAAAAACAGCCGCTGGAGAGCGAGACCGTGCGCGGCTACGTGGCGGTGCTCGATGAGAAATCCCAAAAGCTGAAGAAGCTCACCGAGGATTTGATCAGCCTATCGAAGCTCACATCGGGCAACGAGAAGGCGGTGCTGGAGCGGCGCAATTTTGCGGAGATCGTGATGCAGGCCAACGGCGAGTACGCCGAGCGCTTTGACGAGAAGAACCTCGAGCTGCGCAGCAGCATCGCGCAGGGCGACATCTATGCCATGATCGACGGCGATAAAATGTGGCGGGTGCTGGATAACCTCTACGGCAACGTGTGCAAGTACGCGCTGCCCGGCACGCGGGTGTACATGGATTTGTACGTCGCGCAGGGCACGGTCACGCTGCATCTGATGAACATCTCGGCCCAGGCGCTCAACGTGCCGGCCCAGGCGCTGCTGGAGCGCTTTGCGCGGGGCGACCACGCCCGCAGCACCGAGGGCAACGGGCTGGGCCTCTCCATCGCGCAGAACCTGGTAGAGCTGCAGGGCGGCACCTTTGCCATCGATATCAGGGGCGACCTTTTTACAGTCACCATCACGCTGGAGGCGCTGCCTGCGCCGGCGCCGGAGGATACGCAGGAGAACCCCGCGCCGTGA
- a CDS encoding glucose 1-dehydrogenase, with protein sequence MDIGKKLTELFSLEGKVILLTGAGGGIGCVLAKGMADVGATMALCDIAPEPLERVYDDIIKDGGSAAQYRLDVSDMQSIHACVAQVMEDYGRIDVLVNCAGINKREGFLDVAEETYDRIMNINLKGVYFLSQEVAKHMMAQKHGNIINMCSHNSVGMLGGCSVYGATKSALTALTRSMAVEWAQYGIRANAIAPGHIITPLTTVTWEHPERSRYLRERIAMRRPGLPEEILGLTIMLASDASSYMSGMMCHVDGGCLAGGTPWPYDTKY encoded by the coding sequence ATGGATATCGGCAAAAAACTGACGGAGCTGTTTTCCCTGGAGGGCAAGGTGATTTTGCTCACAGGCGCGGGCGGCGGCATCGGCTGCGTGCTGGCCAAGGGCATGGCGGACGTGGGCGCGACGATGGCGCTGTGTGACATCGCGCCCGAGCCGCTGGAGCGGGTGTACGACGATATCATCAAGGATGGCGGCAGCGCCGCGCAGTACCGGCTGGACGTCAGCGATATGCAGAGCATCCACGCCTGTGTGGCGCAGGTGATGGAGGACTACGGCCGCATCGACGTGCTGGTCAACTGCGCGGGCATCAACAAGCGCGAGGGCTTTCTGGACGTTGCGGAGGAGACGTACGACCGCATTATGAACATCAACCTCAAGGGCGTCTACTTCCTCTCGCAGGAGGTCGCCAAGCACATGATGGCGCAAAAGCACGGCAACATCATCAACATGTGCTCCCACAACTCGGTGGGCATGCTGGGGGGGTGCAGCGTCTACGGCGCCACCAAAAGCGCGCTGACGGCCCTGACGCGCTCCATGGCGGTGGAATGGGCGCAGTACGGCATCCGCGCCAACGCCATCGCGCCGGGCCACATCATCACGCCCCTGACCACAGTCACCTGGGAGCATCCCGAGCGCAGCCGCTACCTGCGCGAGCGCATCGCCATGCGCCGCCCAGGCCTGCCCGAGGAGATATTGGGCCTTACCATCATGCTGGCATCGGACGCATCCAGCTACATGTCGGGCATGATGTGCCACGTAGACGGCGGCTGCCTGGCGGGCGGCACGCCCTGGCCGTACGATACCAAATACTAA
- a CDS encoding helix-turn-helix transcriptional regulator gives MIVYTPLWQTLKRKGYSTYTLRVKHGISGSTIQRLRKNMSVSTNTLDDLCKLLACELSDVAQFVPDK, from the coding sequence ATGATCGTATATACGCCGCTTTGGCAAACCTTAAAAAGAAAAGGATATTCTACATATACATTGCGGGTAAAGCATGGCATAAGCGGGAGCACGATACAGCGGTTGCGCAAGAATATGTCCGTCTCAACCAACACGCTGGACGACCTGTGCAAGCTGCTTGCGTGCGAGCTTTCGGACGTGGCGCAGTTTGTGCCGGATAAGTAG
- a CDS encoding GtrA family protein translates to MKDDHVIFSHMLAFLSFFALAGLLDCLLFFWLVNIGMDILLAQSLAVACGILLLFVLRRMPHINHDIAFSTAEYNRFIITNAWVIVITLITVYIFNQTLGIPLFPIKIVNILIALGCNCFYHVRALQRAERNGTRL, encoded by the coding sequence TTGAAGGACGATCACGTCATTTTCAGCCACATGCTGGCCTTTCTGTCGTTTTTTGCGCTGGCGGGCCTGCTGGATTGCCTGCTGTTTTTCTGGCTGGTAAACATCGGCATGGACATCCTGCTTGCCCAATCGCTTGCGGTGGCCTGCGGCATCCTGCTGCTGTTTGTGCTGCGGCGCATGCCCCACATCAACCACGATATCGCCTTCTCCACCGCCGAGTACAACCGCTTTATCATCACCAACGCCTGGGTGATCGTCATCACCTTAATTACGGTCTATATCTTTAACCAGACGCTGGGCATTCCTCTGTTCCCCATCAAAATCGTCAACATCCTCATCGCGCTGGGGTGCAACTGCTTTTACCACGTGCGCGCGCTGCAGCGCGCGGAGCGCAATGGTACCCGCCTGTAA
- a CDS encoding ABC transporter ATP-binding protein, whose amino-acid sequence MAISAIKTTSLAKYYGKNRGIAGVDLDVQEGEIFGFIGPNGAGKSTTIKLLLNFIFPTSGAAQIFGMDCVHQSAAIKRGVGYVPAEVRGYEEQRVWRVLKFGASFVRGKGVQERLFDLCELFEVETDKKMRQLSTGNKKKVALVQALLAQPALLILDEPTSGLDPLMRHRLFSVLEQENEQGMTVFMSSHNLDEVQQICGRVAVIKEGSIITTSSLQKVRRARGSRVQVHCEALTVDMLERIGATDIQLHEARTDFRYAGDMDALVRMLAALHISGLRIEEDSLDEAFMRFYSQQGEDEA is encoded by the coding sequence ATGGCAATCAGCGCGATCAAAACCACGTCGCTGGCAAAATACTACGGCAAAAACCGCGGCATCGCGGGGGTGGACCTGGATGTGCAGGAGGGCGAGATCTTCGGCTTTATCGGGCCCAACGGCGCGGGTAAGTCCACCACCATCAAGCTGCTGCTCAATTTTATCTTTCCTACAAGCGGCGCGGCGCAGATTTTCGGCATGGACTGCGTACATCAGAGCGCGGCCATCAAGCGGGGCGTGGGCTATGTGCCCGCAGAGGTGCGCGGCTACGAGGAGCAGCGCGTCTGGCGGGTGCTCAAATTCGGCGCCAGCTTTGTGCGGGGCAAGGGGGTGCAGGAGCGCCTCTTTGATTTGTGCGAGCTCTTTGAGGTAGAGACCGATAAAAAGATGCGCCAGCTTTCCACCGGCAACAAGAAAAAGGTGGCGCTGGTGCAGGCGCTGCTGGCCCAGCCGGCGCTGCTGATCCTGGATGAGCCCACAAGCGGGCTGGACCCGCTGATGCGCCACCGGCTCTTCTCCGTGCTGGAGCAGGAGAACGAGCAGGGCATGACGGTGTTTATGTCCAGCCACAACCTCGACGAGGTGCAGCAGATCTGCGGCCGCGTGGCCGTGATCAAGGAGGGCAGCATCATCACCACCAGCTCCTTGCAGAAGGTGCGCCGCGCCCGCGGCAGCCGCGTGCAGGTGCATTGCGAGGCGCTGACGGTGGATATGCTTGAAAGGATCGGCGCGACGGACATCCAGCTGCATGAGGCGCGCACGGACTTCCGCTACGCGGGGGATATGGACGCGCTGGTGCGGATGCTGGCCGCGCTGCACATCAGCGGCCTGCGCATCGAAGAGGACTCGCTCGACGAGGCGTTTATGCGCTTTTACAGCCAGCAGGGGGAGGACGAGGCATGA